A region of Sugiyamaella lignohabitans strain CBS 10342 chromosome A, complete sequence DNA encodes the following proteins:
- the ABP140 gene encoding Abp140p (AdoMet-dependent tRNA methyltransferase and actin binding protein; C-terminal domain is responsible for 3-methylcytidine modification of residue 32 of the tRNA anticodon loop of tRNA-Thr and tRNA-Ser and contains an S-adenosylmethionine (AdoMet) binding motif; N-terminal actin binding sequence interacts with actin filaments and localizes to actin patches and cables; N- and C-terminal domains are encoded in separate ORFs that are translated into one protein via a +1 frameshift; GO_component: GO:0030479 - actin cortical patch [Evidence IDA] [PMID 9467951]; GO_component: GO:0005884 - actin filament [Evidence IDA] [PMID 9467951]; GO_component: GO:0032432 - actin filament bundle [Evidence IDA] [PMID 11805329]; GO_component: GO:0005737 - cytoplasm [Evidence IEA,IEA]; GO_component: GO:0005856 - cytoskeleton [Evidence IEA,IEA]; GO_component: GO:0043332 - mating projection tip [Evidence IDA] [PMID 19053807]; GO_function: GO:0003779 - actin binding [Evidence IEA]; GO_function: GO:0051015 - actin filament binding [Evidence IDA] [PMID 9467951]; GO_function: GO:0008168 - methyltransferase activity [Evidence IEA]; GO_function: GO:0030674 - protein binding, bridging [Evidence IDA] [PMID 9467951]; GO_function: GO:0052735 - tRNA (cytosine-3-)-methyltransferase activity [Evidence IDA,IMP] [PMID 21518804]; GO_function: GO:0052735 - tRNA (cytosine-3-)-methyltransferase activity [Evidence IDA] [PMID 21518805]; GO_function: GO:0016740 - transferase activity [Evidence IEA]; GO_process: GO:0051017 - actin filament bundle assembly [Evidence IDA] [PMID 9467951]; GO_process: GO:0032259 - methylation [Evidence IEA]; GO_process: GO:0030488 - tRNA methylation [Evidence IMP] [PMID 21518804]; GO_process: GO:0030488 - tRNA methylation [Evidence IMP] [PMID 21518805]), whose product MVEMPETQPEVPGPVDTSVSRLERGDTPFTFGQRNLVDEEQVWNHNAWDNVEWGEEQITEAEEKLVKQREAPVKPFDKKLFMSDPAKYWNQFYRNNRENFFKDRKWLRVEFPSLYEATRHDAGKRVILEVGCGAGNTMFPVLEANENPDLMITGVDFSNQAVKLVKESKSFDPKHAHAAVWDLAEPSGALPEGIEEHSVDIVVMIFVFSALAPDQWEQAVRNLKKLLKPDGEILFRDYGRYDLTQLRFKGGRLLDDNFYIRGDGTRVYFFTEEELEQIFGKEFEVAKIAADRRLLVNRLRKLKMYRIWMQARFVNRLE is encoded by the coding sequence atGGTAGAGATGCCAGAGACACAGCCAGAAGTACCTGGTCCAGTGGATACATCGGTCAGCAGGCTAGAAAGAGGAGACACACCTTTCACATTTGGACAGAGAAATTTGGTAGACGAAGAACAAGTGTGGAATCATAATGCATGGGACAACGTAGAATGGGGTGAAGAACAAATCACAGAAGCCGAAGAGAAGCTTGTTAAACAGAGAGAGGCACCTGTCAAGCCCTTTGACAAAAAGCTGTTCATGTCAGATCCAGCCAAATATTGGAATCAGTTTTATAGGAACAATAGAGAAAACTTCTTCAAAGATAGGAAGTGGCTAAGAGTCGAGTTTCCCTCGTTATACGAAGCCACTAGACATGATGCTGGTAAACGGGTCATTCTCGAGGTTGGATGTGGTGCTGGAAATACTATGTTTCCTGTTTTAGAGGCAAATGAGAACCCGGATTTAATGATCACTGGAGTTGATTTCTCCAACCAGGCAGTTAAGCTTGTCAAGGAATCTAAATCGTTTGATCCCAAGCACGCTCATGCTGCTGTCTGGGATCTTGCTGAGCCAAGTGGAGCTCTACCAGAAGGTATCGAGGAGCATTcagttgatattgttgttaTGATTTTTGTATTTAGTGCTCTGGCACCTGACCAGTGGGAGCAAGCCGTTCGCAATCTTAAAAAGCTCCTGAAACCAGATGGTGAAATTCTTTTCAGAGATTACGGTAGATACGATTTAACACAGTTGAGATTCAAAGGAGGAAGATTGCTGGATGATAACTTCTATATTCGAGGTGATGGCACAAGAGTTTACTTCTTCACCGAAGAAGAGCTCGAGCAAATATTTGGCAAGGAGTTTGAAGTTGCCaagattgctgctgatagaaGATTACTGGTCAACAGGTTAcgaaaattgaaaatgtaTAGAATTTGGATGCAAGCAAGATTTGTTAACAGGTTAGAATAG
- the ENV9 gene encoding Env9p (Protein proposed to be involved in vacuolar functions; mutant shows defect in CPY processing and defects in vacuolar morphology; has similarity to oxidoreductases, found in lipid particles; required for replication of Brome mosaic virus in S. cerevisiae, a model system for studying replication of positive-strand RNA viruses in their natural hosts; GO_component: GO:0016021 - integral component of membrane [Evidence IEA]; GO_component: GO:0005811 - lipid particle [Evidence IEA,IEA]; GO_component: GO:0005811 - lipid particle [Evidence IDA] [PMID 14562095]; GO_component: GO:0016020 - membrane [Evidence IEA,IEA]; GO_function: GO:0016491 - oxidoreductase activity [Evidence IEA,IEA]; GO_function: GO:0016491 - oxidoreductase activity [Evidence ISS] [PMID 8972580]; GO_process: GO:0008152 - metabolic process [Evidence IEA]; GO_process: GO:0055114 - oxidation-reduction process [Evidence IEA]; GO_process: GO:0006624 - vacuolar protein processing [Evidence IMP] [PMID 21912603]; GO_process: GO:0007033 - vacuole organization [Evidence IMP] [PMID 21912603]) encodes MDRAHWAIRDIQIDAILRKPKLPDRCEFGELKFLRLDLTSLQMVMQSVQNFKKQESSLDLLINNAGVMGLPYAETEDGFEIQTQTDHIGPFLFTIKLISTLRKSKYEPRIVFVSSIGHYMATRKVDLSRSHNHRPNILWTWPRYGNAKTANIHTTIILSELYPDILSLVVHPGFSLQTGILSYWKDLPYVGAAFSQGFTLFNKVFGVTPEQASYSALQAAISDRFSLQKGDSGKYLVTYGAEGVASRRACSYTMARQTWQWTANELKSRNFL; translated from the coding sequence ATGGATAGAGCTCACTGGGCCATAAGAGATATTCAGATCGATGCTATACTAAGGAAACCTAAATTGCCTGATAGATGTGAATTTGGTGAGCTGAAATTCTTGCGGCTTGATTTGACATCACTTCAGATGGTGATGCAATCTGTgcaaaatttcaagaaacAGGAATCATCTTTggatttattaataaacaATGCAGGGGTAATGGGACTACCCTATGCTGAAACTGAAGACGGCTTTGAAATCCAAACTCAAACTGATCATATAGGACCATTTTTGTTTACCATCAAGTTAATATCTACTCTTCGTAAGTCAAAGTATGAGCCACGGATCGTCTTTGTGTCTTCTATAGGACATTATATGGCGACAAGAAAGGTTGATTTATCAAGAAGCCATAATCACAGGCCAAATATACTATGGACGTGGCCCCGCTATGGCAATGCAAAGACAGCCAATATACATACCACAATCATTCTTAGCGAGCTGTATCCAGACATTCTTTCTTTGGTTGTTCATCCAGGATTTTCGTTACAGACTGGAATTCTAAGTTACTGGAAAGATCTCCCCTATGTTGGAGCTGCTTTTAGTCAAGGGTTCACACTATTTAACAAGGTATTTGGAGTAACTCCAGAGCAAGCCTCTTATTCGGCTCTGCAAGCGGCAATATCTGATCGATTCAGTCTCCAAAAGGGTGACAGTGGGAAATATCTAGTGACATATGGGGCGGAGGGTGTAGCAAGTAGAAGAGCCTGTAGTTATACTATGGCAAGACAGACTTGGCAATGGACAGCAAACGAACTCAAGTCGCGAAACTTTTTATAA
- a CDS encoding Kinesin-like protein, giving the protein MIHAMAKQQASRSKFLRDVKANEKAIQQQQQLQQQLQQQQYQQQQLQQHKQRSHQVQPQRHFAQHEELTASLASARGIAPTTGSNTSKATGTAHLASGAKKKLSEEDPFYKFYSSINSVFTKTFNASIEKAKEERLHQVQNHSSALHKNGMSSSGGASESEANSAITSLMLPIKFDNESFYVVPNTNKSSIEELATENANLRQMINRTSIQLHAYETATKKQKDALKNNLMLLRNEFNSRESARNRQHEEEIEALTSEIDKLKIQIGRMKSRWDDLKESARKRREESVTDDEDKTSNDTCIQEETPAEEPDFDSEAAAEELAEAEEAAAAAEVASVEVVSAEVVSDAVVVSAADVDNVVPGDVSAAEAALETSALEACAAEVIGEEATEAIEEVVWKLSTAELGKTFTTEPPSEADAPKAPLELLESEDVPLPAEPAPLEPDEEPPEPDPESEPDPEPDPDVDPEPEVDPDPDPDPEEPEPEDELLPEPQ; this is encoded by the exons ATGATACATGCAATGGCCAAGCAACAGGCATCGAGATCCAAATTTCTCCGAGATGTTAAAGCCAACGAGAAAGCCatacagcaacaacagcaattacaacaacaactccaacagcagcagtatcagcagcagcaacttcaACAGCATAAACAGAGATCGCATCAGGTTCAACCACAAAGACATTTCGCACAGCATGAGGAACTGACGGCATCCCTCGCTTCTGCACGAGGAATTGCTCCTACTACTGGATCCAATACATCAAAAGCTACTGGTACTGCCCATTTAGCATCTGGtgccaagaaaaaattgTCGGAAGAAGATCCTTTTTACAAGTTTTACTCGTCTATTAACAGTGTGTTCACCAAGACGTTCAATGCTTCAATTGAGAAAGCAAAGGAAGAGCGATTGCATCAGGTACAGAACCATAGTTCGGCATTACACAAGAACGGAATGTCCAGTTCAGGTGGTGCAAGCGAGTCCGAAGCTAACTCGGCTATAACCAGTCTAATGCTCCCTATAAAGTTTGATAACGAGAGCTTTTATGTTGTTCCAAACACGAATAAATCATCAATAGAAGAGTTGGCCACTGAAAATGCCAATTTACGGCAGATGATTAATCGTACCAGCATTCAGTTACATGCTTACGAAACAGCAacgaagaaacagaaggaTGCACTGAAAAACAATTTGATGCTGTTAAGAAATGAGTTTAATAGCCGTGAATCTGCACGTAACAGACAgcatgaagaagaaatagaGGCTCTTACCAGCGAAATTGATAAGCTCAAAATTCAAATAGGACGAATGAAGAGCAGGTGGGATGACCTTAAAGAGAGTGCACGGAAACGCAGAGAAGAGAGCGTCactgatgacgaagataa AACGAGCAATGACACATGCATACAAGAAGAAACTCcggcagaagaaccagattttgattctgaagcagctgctgaggAACTAGCcgaagcagaagaggctgctgctgctgctgaagtaGCTTCTGTTGAAGTGGTTTCTGCAGAAGTGGTCTCAGATGCTGTGGTGGTTTCGGCTGCCGATGTGGACAATGTAGTACCAGGAGATGTCTCAGCGGCAGAAGCGGCGCTAGAAACCTCAGCGCTGGAGGCCTGTGCAGCAGAAGTCATAGGggaagaagcaacagaGGCAATAGAAGAAGTTGTATGGAAACTCTCAACCGCTGAGCTAGGTAAAACGTTTACTACTGAGCCGCCCTCCGAGGCAGATGCTCCAAAAGCCCCATTGGAACTGTTAGAATCTGAGGATGTGCCACTGCCAGCTGAACCAGCACCATTGGAACCGGATGAAGAACCACCAGAGCCAGATCCTGAATCTGAACCTGATCCCGAACCGGACCCGGATGTTGATCCCGAGCCGGAGGTGGACCCAGATCCAGacccagatccagaagagCCTGAACCAGAGGATGAACTACTTCCTGAGCCGCAATAG
- a CDS encoding glyoxylate reductase (Glyoxylate reductase; acts on glyoxylate and hydroxypyruvate substrates; YPL113C is not an essential gene; GO_component: GO:0005575 - cellular_component [Evidence ND]; GO_function: GO:0048037 - cofactor binding [Evidence IEA]; GO_function: GO:0016491 - oxidoreductase activity [Evidence IEA]; GO_function: GO:0016616 - oxidoreductase activity, acting on the CH-OH group of donors, NAD or NADP as acceptor [Evidence IEA]; GO_function: GO:0016616 - oxidoreductase activity, acting on the CH-OH group of donors, NAD or NADP as acceptor [Evidence IMP] [PMID 17173333]; GO_process: GO:0008152 - metabolic process [Evidence IMP] [PMID 17173333]; GO_process: GO:0055114 - oxidation-reduction process [Evidence IEA,IEA]) encodes MTASVRPKILLLGVVHFIDKDILKRYESEFELINYDITTKEDLISKLETEFNDIVAIATVWFSFVPVGGLHDEKLLNALPKTLKVIATPTVGVDLYNLDALTKRGIVLANSAGITSDDVADIALHLSLSAYRFTSLFENSLRTHRNTLSARYVVEDQFDKAAGRASSEDVSAKRKMVYGHLVGNYKVDSPKGQVAGIVGFGSIGRAIAKRLAVLGMKIHYLKRSPLTESEIEELGGTGSTPPFEITRHETFDSLAKVSNLLVLVVPLTSDTRHILNERTIALLPDAARVVNVGRGPLIDQKALIKALESGKLSSAGLDVYEQEPLIEPALAERHDVTLLPHIGSCTDESAQAALENCFVNIKDVVLGSGKARNSVN; translated from the coding sequence ATGACTGCTTCTGTGAGACCCAAGATTCTGCTCCTCGGAGTTGTCCATTTTATTGACAAGGACATTCTTAAGCGATATGAGTCTGAGTTTGAACTCATCAACTACGATATTACAACCAAGGAGGACTTGATCTCGAAGCTTGAGACCGAGTTTAATGACATTGTTGCTATTGCCACAGTTTGGTTCTCCTTTGTGCCTGTTGGTGGTTTACATGATGAGAAGTTATTGAATGCCCTGCCGAAGACACTTAAAGTTATCGCTACCCCCACCGTGGGTGTGGATCTGTACAATCTCGACGCTCTTACTAAAAGAGGCATTGTTCTTGCCAACTCAGCTGGTATTACATCCGATGATGTAGCTGATATTGCGTTGCACCTATCTTTATCTGCGTATAGATTTACTTCACTTTTCGAAAACTCGCTAAGAACTCATAGAAATACTTTATCTGCCAGGTATGTTGTGGAAGACCAGTTTGATAAGGCAGCTGGACGGGCCAGCTCCGAAGATGTTTCGGCCAAAAGAAAGATGGTGTATGGACATTTAGTTGGCAATTATAAAGTCGATAGTCCAAAAGGACAGGTCGCTGGTATTGTTGGTTTCGGCTCTATTGGACGTGCCATTGCCAAAAGACTCGCTGTTCTAGGTATGAAGATCCATTATCTCAAGAGAAGTCCTTTGACTGAGAGTGAAATCGAAGAGTTAGGTGGTACAGGCTCAACTCCTCCGTTTGAAATCACACGTCATGAAACTTTTGATTCTCTTGCCAAGGTGTCGAATCTTCTGGTACTTGTGGTTCCCTTGACTTCAGACACCCGACACATCTTGAATGAGAGGACAATTGCACTACTTCCTGATGCTGCCAGAGTTGTAAATGTAGGACGTGGACCCCTTATTGATCAAAAGGCCCTTATCAAGGCACTGGAGTCTGGAAAGCTCTCCTCAGCAGGTCTTGATGTATATGAGCAAGAACCACTTATCGAGCCTGCTCTAGCTGAAAGACACGATGTGACGTTGCTACCTCATATTGGATCGTGCACCGATGAGTCTGCACAGGCTGCTCTTGAGAACTGTTTTGTGAACATCAAGGATGTCGTTCTCGGCTCTGGGAAGGCACGAAACAGTGTTAATTAA